One Chthoniobacterales bacterium genomic region harbors:
- a CDS encoding isoprenylcysteine carboxylmethyltransferase family protein, with amino-acid sequence MGYLFQAAAIVAWWIAILASPRIYEIFAFAGVSRSLFIGFALPDLAGLVVLSALAFHFGNPLWRGATFGAFLYSGFLCLAWSLQTHSGYVGTTAMLLAVLFNLHLAFGQKLIRRNRTANITVILLKSGLQSVVIWAVTLFLIPAILLRSIDDELFRQDWGAEQAIAVAAFCLCSILGLSSGFVMAVRGLGTPAPFDAATKLVVTGPYAHVRNPMAIAGLGQGMAVALYSESFIVALYVLLGLLVWNYFIRPEEESDLENFFGEEFQSYRRDVRCWVPRWTPYRKNRMRNQGGEP; translated from the coding sequence GTGGCTTGGTGGATTGCCATTTTGGCTTCACCTCGGATCTACGAGATTTTCGCGTTCGCGGGAGTTTCCCGAAGCCTCTTCATCGGTTTCGCTTTGCCAGACTTGGCGGGCCTCGTTGTCCTTTCCGCCTTGGCCTTCCATTTCGGAAATCCGCTCTGGAGGGGCGCAACCTTCGGAGCGTTCCTGTATTCGGGTTTTCTCTGCCTCGCGTGGTCCCTTCAAACTCACAGCGGCTACGTGGGAACCACCGCGATGCTGCTCGCCGTTCTTTTCAATCTCCACCTTGCCTTTGGGCAAAAGCTCATCCGTCGAAACCGGACGGCAAATATCACCGTAATCCTCTTGAAGTCGGGACTGCAGAGTGTCGTCATCTGGGCGGTCACTCTCTTCCTCATTCCGGCGATTCTGCTTCGCTCGATCGACGACGAGCTTTTCCGCCAGGACTGGGGAGCGGAACAAGCCATCGCTGTCGCTGCCTTTTGCCTGTGCAGTATCTTGGGGCTGTCCAGCGGGTTCGTAATGGCGGTGCGTGGCCTGGGCACTCCAGCTCCCTTCGACGCCGCCACGAAGCTCGTAGTCACGGGCCCATATGCCCATGTGCGAAATCCCATGGCCATTGCCGGCCTCGGTCAGGGGATGGCCGTCGCCCTCTACTCGGAATCATTCATCGTCGCTCTCTATGTTCTTCTCGGCCTGCTGGTGTGGAATTATTTCATCCGTCCCGAGGAGGAATCCGATCTGGAGAACTTCTTTGGCGAGGAATTCCAATCCTATCGGCGGGATGTCCGGTGTTGGGTTCCTCGGTGGACACCTTACCGGAAAAACAGAATGCGAAATCAGGGGGGTGAGCCCTGA